Below is a window of Coriobacterium glomerans PW2 DNA.
CTCAATCGAGGATGTGGCAGATGCGATCTTTCGCGAGGAGGCGGATCGCCTGGTTGATCTGCTCCGGGCCGACCTCGCGAAGGATACATCCTCGATCGATGTCGGCCTGCTGCTCTTCAATCTGAGCGCCAATCTGGCACCGAATCTTTCTCGCACGAAAAGAATCGCCGAGCATATGCCGGTCGAAGTCATTCTGAGGAGAATCGAGCGCCCGCTGACCCAAGCGCTCATCGAGGACGACCACCTGGGTCTGGGCTCGATGGGGCCCTATCTCAGCTACTGCGTATCGTTTTTCATAGCGGGCCTTCTGGCGATGTATCGTCGCTGGCTGCTCTCTGACTCCGAGATCGCGCTCGAGGACATCTCCGCGGTGGCGAGCACCGCCGTCTTCTCGGGAATCAACGGGATCCTCGCCGAGGACGCCTCAACTCGAACCAACGTGGACATGATCGGGGACCGACACTGACGCGGGGTGCCATTCCAGCTGCCGATGCATCGGCAGCCGCACGCTCCCGTCACTTGCTGTCGAGATCGCGACGCACCTCATGGTTTCAGAAACGTTCGATGAGGCCCAGACCCGCCTTGAGAACCGCTTCCCCGTTCATCCTGCCGTAGTCTTTCATATCGATGACGCTGACGGGGATCTCCGTTTTGGCTTGGATCTCGCCTTTCATGAACCGCACCTGCGGTCCGAGCATCAAGACGTCGGGTCGCTCGGAAGCGAGCTTCGCGTCCACATCGTTTGCGGCGACGGCTATGATCTCGACATCGATGCCGAGGGCTTCGGCGGCGCGCTGCATCTTTCCGACGAGCATGCTCGTCGACATTCCCGCGGCGCAAGCCAGCATGATCTTTGACATGTCTCTC
It encodes the following:
- a CDS encoding TetR/AcrR family transcriptional regulator: MVQREDRSSRHRDRRFARTERAIHEAFFSLIEQRDYRKVTITALARLADIDRKTFYLHYDSIEDVADAIFREEADRLVDLLRADLAKDTSSIDVGLLLFNLSANLAPNLSRTKRIAEHMPVEVILRRIERPLTQALIEDDHLGLGSMGPYLSYCVSFFIAGLLAMYRRWLLSDSEIALEDISAVASTAVFSGINGILAEDASTRTNVDMIGDRH
- a CDS encoding PTS sugar transporter subunit IIB → MSKIMLACAAGMSTSMLVGKMQRAAEALGIDVEIIAVAANDVDAKLASERPDVLMLGPQVRFMKGEIQAKTEIPVSVIDMKDYGRMNGEAVLKAGLGLIERF